A portion of the Gossypium arboreum isolate Shixiya-1 chromosome 8, ASM2569848v2, whole genome shotgun sequence genome contains these proteins:
- the LOC108469812 gene encoding aquaporin PIP1-3 has protein sequence MEGKEEDVKLGANKFSERQPIGTSAQTDKDYKEPPAAPFFEPGELKSWSFYRAGIAEFVATFLFLYITVLTVMGVSQSKTKCATVGIQGIAWAFGGMIFALVYCTAGISGGHINPAVTFGLFLARKLSLTRAVFYMIMQCLGAICGAGVVKGFQGDNRYEMLGGGANVVNHGYTKGDGLGAEIIGTFVLVYTVFSATDAKRNARDSHVPILAPLPIGFAVFLVHLATIPITGTGINPARSLGAAIIYNKDHAWDDHWVFWVGPFIGAALAAVYHQIIIRAIPFKTRD, from the exons ATGGAGGGTAAAGAAGAGGATGTTAAGCTAGGAGCAAACAAGTTCTCAGAGAGACAACCTATTGGGACATCAGCCCAGACAGACAAGGACTACAAGGAACCACCAGCAGCACCCTTCTTTGAGCCTGGTGAACTCAAATCATGGTCTTTTTACAGAGCTGGTATTGCCGAGTTTGTAGCCACCTTCTTGTTCCTTTACATCACCGTCTTGACTGTCATGGGTGTGTCTCAGTCTAAAACCAAATGTGCAACCGTTGGTATTCAAGGCATTGCTTGGGCTTTTGGTGGCATGATCTTTGCTCTTGTTTACTGTACTGCCGGCATTTCAG GTGGTCATATTAACCCTGCTGTGACCTTTGGGTTGTTTCTAGCAAGGAAACTGTCACTTACAAGGGCAGTGTTCTATATGATCATGCAGTGCCTTGGTGCTATCTGTGGAGCTGGTGTGGTGAAGGGATTCCAAGGAGATAACCGATATGAGATGTTGGGTGGTGGAGCTAATGTTGTTAACCATGGCTACACTAAGGGTGATGGTCTTGGTGCTGAGATAATTGGGACTTTTGTGCTTGTTTACACTGTTTTCTCTGCTACTGATGCTAAGAGAAATGCCAGAGACTCCCATGTTCCT ATCTTGGCTCCACTTCCGATTGGGTTTGCAGTGTTCTTGGTTCATTTGGCCACCATTCCCATCACTGGAACTGGTATTAACCCAGCAAGGAGTCTTGGAGCTGCCATCATATACAACAAAGACCATGCTTGGGATGACCAT TGGGTGTTCTGGGTTGGACCCTTCATTGGAGCTGCACTTGCTGCAGTTTACCACCAGATAATCATTAGAGCTATTCCATTCAAGACCAGAGATTGA